In one Melaminivora jejuensis genomic region, the following are encoded:
- the gyrB gene encoding DNA topoisomerase (ATP-hydrolyzing) subunit B: MTAEHTQPAPDEPVFGADETPPTAVAATGEGYGEGAIQILEGLEAVRKRPGMYIGDTSDGTGLHHLVFEVVDNSIDEALAGYCDDILVTIHTDNSISVLDNGRGIPTGVKLDDKHEPKRSAAEIALTELHAGGKFNQNSYKVSGGLHGVGVSCVNALSKTLRLTVRRDGQTHQLDFSRGFVQNRVIELVDGEETSPMKIVGPTEKRGTEVRFLPDTDIFKENSDFHYEILAKRLRELSFLNNGVRIRLVDERTGKEDDFAGSGGVKGFVEFINGSKKVLHPTTFYATGSRPAETYGGIPGTEIGVEVAMQWNDGYNEQVLCFTNNIPQRDGGTHLTGLRAAMTRVIGKYIADHELAKKAKVEVSGDDMREGLCAVLSVKVPEPKFSSQTKDKLVSSEVRAPVEDIVARTLAEYLEERPQDAKILCGKIVEAARAREAARKAREMTRRKGVLDGMGLPGKLADCQEKDPALCEIYIVEGDSAGGSAKQGRDRKFQAILPLRGKILNVEKARYEKLLSSQEIITLITALGTGIGKTSEDEFSGNGRGKSGADDFDIARLRYHRIIIMTDADVDGAHIRTLLLTFFYRQMPELVERGHIYIAQPPLYKVKNGKEELYLKDAAALDQFLLRVALKDAAVHTGGETGRTIAGDELAELARTHQRAEHIIERLSAFMDQEALRAIADGVVIELDDVAQAQASAQRLQEWLRSSGSAGVPAEVAGEFDARSDKPVLRISRHHHGNVKSSLITQDFVAGADYAALAEAAHSFAGLMVEGARVTRGEGERQREEKAGDFRAAMQWLIREAERTTSRQRYKGLGEMNPEQLWETTMDPEVRRLLRVQIDDAIEADRVFTMLMGDEVEPRRDFIEANALRAVNVDV, encoded by the coding sequence ATGACCGCAGAGCACACGCAGCCCGCCCCTGATGAGCCGGTTTTCGGCGCTGATGAGACACCGCCGACCGCCGTGGCCGCCACGGGCGAGGGCTATGGCGAAGGCGCCATCCAGATCCTGGAAGGGCTGGAGGCCGTCAGAAAGCGGCCCGGCATGTACATCGGCGACACCAGCGATGGCACCGGCTTGCACCACCTGGTCTTCGAGGTCGTGGACAACTCCATCGACGAGGCGCTGGCCGGCTATTGCGACGACATCCTGGTCACCATCCACACCGACAACTCGATCAGCGTGCTGGACAACGGGCGCGGCATTCCCACCGGCGTCAAGCTCGACGACAAGCACGAGCCCAAGCGCTCGGCCGCCGAGATCGCCCTGACCGAGCTGCACGCCGGCGGCAAGTTCAACCAAAACAGCTACAAGGTCTCGGGCGGCCTGCACGGCGTGGGCGTGTCCTGCGTCAATGCGCTGTCCAAGACGCTGCGCCTGACGGTGCGCCGCGACGGCCAGACGCACCAGCTCGATTTTTCGCGTGGCTTCGTGCAAAACCGCGTCATCGAGCTGGTGGACGGCGAGGAGACCTCGCCCATGAAGATCGTCGGCCCGACGGAAAAGCGCGGCACCGAGGTGCGCTTCCTGCCCGACACGGACATCTTCAAGGAAAACAGCGACTTCCACTACGAGATCCTGGCCAAGCGGCTGCGCGAACTCTCGTTCCTGAACAACGGCGTGCGCATCCGCCTGGTCGATGAGCGCACTGGCAAGGAGGACGACTTTGCCGGCAGCGGCGGCGTCAAGGGCTTCGTCGAATTCATCAACGGCAGCAAGAAAGTGCTGCACCCGACCACGTTCTACGCCACCGGCAGCCGCCCGGCGGAAACCTACGGCGGCATTCCCGGCACCGAGATCGGCGTCGAAGTGGCCATGCAGTGGAACGACGGCTACAACGAGCAAGTCCTATGCTTCACCAACAACATCCCGCAACGCGACGGCGGCACGCACCTGACGGGCCTGCGCGCGGCCATGACGCGGGTGATCGGCAAATACATCGCCGACCATGAGCTGGCCAAGAAGGCCAAGGTGGAAGTCTCGGGCGACGACATGCGCGAAGGCCTGTGCGCCGTGCTCTCGGTCAAGGTGCCCGAGCCGAAATTCAGCAGCCAGACCAAGGACAAGCTGGTATCCAGCGAGGTGCGCGCGCCGGTCGAGGACATCGTGGCGCGCACGCTCGCCGAGTATCTGGAGGAGCGCCCGCAGGACGCAAAAATCCTGTGCGGCAAGATCGTCGAGGCGGCGCGCGCGCGCGAGGCGGCGCGCAAGGCGCGCGAGATGACGCGCAGAAAGGGCGTGCTCGACGGCATGGGCCTGCCCGGCAAGCTGGCCGACTGCCAGGAAAAAGACCCGGCGCTGTGCGAGATCTACATCGTCGAGGGCGACAGCGCCGGCGGCAGCGCCAAGCAGGGACGCGACCGCAAGTTCCAGGCCATCCTGCCGCTGCGCGGCAAGATCCTGAACGTGGAGAAGGCGCGCTACGAAAAGCTCCTGTCCAGCCAGGAAATCATCACCCTGATCACGGCACTGGGCACCGGCATCGGCAAGACCAGCGAGGATGAGTTCAGCGGCAATGGCCGGGGCAAGAGCGGCGCCGACGACTTCGATATCGCCCGGCTGCGCTACCACCGCATCATCATCATGACCGACGCCGACGTGGACGGCGCACACATCCGCACCCTGCTGCTGACCTTCTTCTACCGCCAGATGCCGGAACTGGTCGAGCGCGGCCACATCTACATTGCCCAGCCGCCGCTGTACAAGGTCAAGAACGGCAAGGAGGAGCTGTACCTCAAGGACGCCGCCGCGCTGGATCAATTCCTGCTGCGCGTGGCGCTCAAGGATGCCGCCGTTCACACCGGTGGCGAAACCGGGCGCACCATTGCCGGCGACGAGCTGGCGGAACTCGCGCGCACGCACCAGCGCGCCGAGCACATCATCGAGCGCCTGTCGGCCTTCATGGATCAGGAGGCGCTGCGCGCCATCGCCGATGGCGTGGTCATCGAGCTGGACGACGTGGCACAGGCCCAGGCCAGCGCGCAGCGCCTGCAGGAATGGCTGCGCAGCAGTGGCAGCGCCGGCGTGCCGGCCGAGGTCGCGGGCGAGTTCGATGCACGCAGCGACAAGCCGGTGCTGCGCATTAGCCGCCACCACCACGGCAACGTGAAAAGCAGTCTGATCACGCAGGACTTCGTCGCCGGCGCCGATTACGCCGCGCTGGCCGAGGCCGCGCACAGCTTTGCCGGCCTGATGGTCGAGGGCGCGCGCGTCACGCGCGGCGAGGGCGAGCGCCAGCGCGAGGAGAAGGCGGGCGACTTCCGCGCCGCCATGCAGTGGCTGATCCGCGAGGCCGAGCGCACCACCAGCCGCCAGCGCTACAAGGGCCTGGGCGAAATGAACCCCGAGCAGCTGTGGGAGACGACGATGGATCCGGAAGTGCGCCGCCTGCTGCGCGTGCAGATTGACGATGCCATCGAGGCGGATCGGGTGTTCACCATGCTGATGGGGGATGAGGTGGAGCCGCGGCGCGACTTCATCGAGGCGAATGCCTTGCGGGCGGTGAACGTGGACGTGTAA
- a CDS encoding type II toxin-antitoxin system MqsA family antitoxin — MENKALCAICGEGHVTALTRAVETEYKGAKALLPMHYQQCDTCTSDYAGMAESKLNKRIVMAFRKQIDGLLTGDEITALRRQYRLTQAQAAQLFGGGPVAFSKYENDDVAQSEAMDTLLRLVRRSPEAFWALVEEKGLQAEFTQQRASVRSSMQAAANVVAFKRVPVHPGAPDPHYRPREFRRFDQGAVSCPR, encoded by the coding sequence ATGGAAAACAAGGCGCTGTGCGCCATTTGCGGCGAGGGCCACGTCACCGCGCTCACCCGTGCGGTGGAGACGGAATACAAAGGCGCCAAGGCCCTGCTGCCCATGCACTACCAGCAGTGCGACACCTGCACGTCGGACTACGCGGGCATGGCGGAGTCCAAGCTGAACAAGCGCATCGTGATGGCGTTCCGCAAGCAGATCGACGGTTTGCTGACGGGCGACGAAATCACGGCGCTGCGCAGGCAATACCGGCTCACCCAGGCGCAGGCCGCCCAGCTGTTTGGCGGCGGCCCGGTGGCGTTCAGCAAATACGAAAACGACGATGTGGCCCAGTCCGAGGCGATGGACACCTTGCTGCGCCTGGTGCGCCGCAGCCCCGAGGCATTCTGGGCACTGGTGGAAGAAAAGGGCCTGCAGGCCGAGTTCACCCAGCAGCGTGCAAGCGTGCGTTCCAGCATGCAGGCTGCTGCAAACGTGGTGGCGTTCAAAAGGGTGCCAGTGCATCCCGGTGCGCCTGACCCGCACTACCGCCCCCGGGAATTCCGCAGGTTTGACCAAGGAGCCGTTTCATGTCCGCGTTGA
- the dnaA gene encoding chromosomal replication initiator protein DnaA — MPEEPLPSHDDFDAANAGQGLWQACAELLAQELPEQQFNTWIKPLAAQVAPDFSKVTLLVANRFKLDWIRAQYAGRITALLQDLYGQPVTVELALAQRESVVRTYVRPPAPQTLTPLDAPAAAPASEDGSQGGFRSRLNPALTFETLVEGTANRMARSAAMHVAGSPGHLYNPLFIYGGVGLGKTHLVHAVGNQLLADRPDAKVLYIHAEQFVSDVVKSYQRRTFDDFKARYHSLDLLLIDDVQFFANKDRTQEEFFNAFEALLAKKSHIVMTSDTYPKGLANIHERLVSRFDSGLTVAIEPPELEMRVAILINKSRSEGSEMPEEVAFFVAKNVRSNVRELEGALRKILAYSRFNQKEVSIQLAREALRDLLSIQNRQISVENIQKTVADYYKIKVADMYSKKRPASIARPRQIAMYLAKELTQKSLPEIGELFGGRDHTTVLHAVRKIGAERLQLTELNQQLHVLEQTLKG, encoded by the coding sequence ATGCCCGAGGAACCTTTGCCTTCCCACGACGATTTCGACGCTGCCAACGCCGGCCAGGGCCTGTGGCAGGCTTGCGCCGAGCTGCTGGCACAAGAGCTGCCCGAGCAGCAGTTCAACACCTGGATCAAGCCGCTCGCGGCCCAGGTCGCCCCCGATTTCTCCAAGGTCACGCTGCTGGTGGCCAACCGCTTCAAGCTCGACTGGATCCGCGCCCAGTACGCCGGCCGCATCACCGCCTTGCTGCAGGATTTGTATGGCCAGCCGGTCACGGTCGAGTTGGCGCTCGCTCAGCGCGAGAGCGTTGTGCGCACTTATGTACGCCCGCCAGCGCCGCAGACCCTGACGCCGCTGGATGCCCCCGCCGCCGCCCCGGCCAGCGAGGACGGCAGCCAGGGCGGTTTCCGCTCGCGCCTGAACCCGGCATTGACCTTCGAGACCCTGGTCGAGGGCACGGCCAACCGCATGGCGCGCTCGGCGGCCATGCACGTCGCCGGCTCGCCCGGCCACCTGTACAACCCGCTGTTCATCTACGGCGGCGTCGGCCTGGGCAAGACGCACCTGGTACACGCCGTGGGCAACCAGCTGCTGGCCGACCGGCCCGATGCGAAAGTTCTCTACATCCACGCCGAGCAGTTCGTCTCGGATGTGGTCAAGTCGTATCAAAGGCGCACTTTCGACGACTTCAAGGCGCGCTACCACTCGCTCGATCTGCTGCTCATCGACGACGTGCAGTTCTTCGCCAACAAAGATCGCACGCAAGAGGAGTTCTTCAACGCCTTCGAGGCGCTGCTGGCCAAGAAGAGCCACATCGTGATGACCTCGGACACGTATCCGAAGGGCCTGGCCAACATCCACGAGCGCCTGGTCTCGCGCTTCGACTCCGGCCTGACCGTGGCCATCGAGCCGCCCGAGCTGGAAATGCGCGTGGCGATCCTGATCAACAAATCACGTAGCGAAGGCTCGGAGATGCCCGAGGAAGTGGCCTTCTTCGTCGCCAAGAACGTGCGCTCCAACGTGCGCGAGCTTGAAGGCGCACTGCGCAAGATCCTGGCGTATTCGCGCTTCAATCAGAAAGAGGTGTCGATCCAGCTGGCGCGCGAGGCACTGCGCGATCTGCTGTCGATCCAGAATCGCCAGATCAGCGTCGAAAACATCCAGAAGACGGTAGCCGATTACTACAAGATCAAGGTCGCCGACATGTACAGCAAGAAGCGCCCGGCCAGCATCGCCCGCCCGCGCCAGATCGCCATGTACCTGGCCAAGGAGCTGACGCAAAAAAGCCTGCCCGAGATCGGCGAGTTGTTCGGCGGGCGCGACCACACCACGGTGCTGCACGCCGTGCGCAAGATCGGCGCCGAGCGCCTGCAGCTGACCGAGCTAAACCAGCAGCTGCACGTGCTGGAGCAAACGCTCAAGGGCTGA
- the dnaN gene encoding DNA polymerase III subunit beta, which produces MQVLKAPQDKVLAVLQAVSGIVERRHTLPILANVLIKKSGNALQLTTSDLEIQIRTTAELGGEAGDFSTTVGARKLIDILKTMPADQTVSLESSQNKLILKGGKSRFTLTSLPAEDFPLVQEAASFGPAFSVPQKVLKSLMHQVSFAMAVQDIRYYLNGILFVAEGSTLSLVATDGHRLAFASSQLEVEVPKQEVILPRKTVLELQRLLSDADGAIEVQFASNQARFTFGGMEFVTKLVEGKFPDYNRVIPRNHPHRITLGRAPLLASLQRTAIMTSEKFKGVRLNIEPGSLRVSSNNAEQEEAVDELDIDYGATPIEIGFNVTYLIDALANMSQDMVNIDLQDGNSSVLMSIPGNDGFKYVVMPMRI; this is translated from the coding sequence ATGCAAGTCCTGAAGGCCCCCCAAGACAAGGTTCTGGCCGTTTTGCAAGCGGTGTCCGGCATCGTCGAGCGCCGCCACACGCTGCCCATCCTGGCCAACGTGCTGATCAAGAAAAGCGGCAACGCGCTGCAGCTCACCACCAGCGACCTGGAAATCCAGATCCGCACCACGGCGGAGCTGGGCGGCGAGGCCGGCGACTTCAGCACCACGGTGGGCGCGCGCAAGCTGATCGACATCCTGAAGACCATGCCCGCAGACCAGACCGTGAGCCTGGAGAGCAGCCAGAACAAGCTGATTCTCAAGGGCGGCAAGAGCCGCTTCACGCTCACCAGCCTGCCCGCCGAGGATTTCCCGCTGGTGCAGGAGGCGGCCAGCTTCGGGCCGGCCTTCAGCGTGCCGCAGAAGGTGCTGAAAAGCCTGATGCACCAGGTCTCGTTCGCCATGGCGGTGCAGGACATCCGCTACTACCTCAACGGCATCCTGTTCGTTGCCGAGGGCAGCACCCTCTCCCTGGTGGCCACCGACGGCCACCGCCTGGCGTTCGCCAGCAGCCAGCTCGAAGTCGAGGTGCCCAAGCAGGAGGTCATCCTGCCCAGGAAGACCGTGCTGGAGCTGCAGCGCCTGCTGTCGGATGCCGACGGTGCCATCGAGGTGCAGTTCGCCAGCAACCAGGCGCGCTTCACCTTCGGAGGCATGGAATTCGTCACCAAGCTGGTCGAGGGCAAGTTCCCGGACTACAACCGCGTCATCCCGCGCAACCACCCGCACCGCATCACCCTGGGGCGCGCGCCGCTGCTGGCCAGCCTGCAGCGCACGGCCATCATGACCAGCGAGAAGTTCAAGGGCGTGCGCCTGAACATCGAGCCGGGCAGCTTGCGCGTGTCCAGCAACAACGCCGAGCAGGAAGAGGCCGTCGATGAGCTGGACATCGACTACGGCGCCACGCCCATCGAGATCGGCTTCAACGTCACTTACCTGATCGACGCGCTGGCCAACATGAGCCAGGACATGGTCAACATCGACCTGCAAGATGGCAACAGCTCGGTGCTGATGTCCATCCCCGGCAACGACGGCTTCAAGTACGTCGTCATGCCGATGCGGATTTGA